In Abditibacteriaceae bacterium, one genomic interval encodes:
- a CDS encoding heavy-metal-associated domain-containing protein — translation MKKLFLSALIVASATSAAHAKSGKASVKTATFAVTKMHCEGCAQGIKQASKNWTGVKSANVSFKNKRAFVAYDPKKTDAAKIAANFKSAGFPAKSVK, via the coding sequence ATGAAAAAATTATTTCTCTCCGCTCTCATCGTTGCTTCGGCAACATCTGCTGCCCATGCAAAATCGGGTAAAGCCAGCGTAAAGACTGCGACGTTCGCCGTCACGAAAATGCACTGCGAAGGCTGCGCGCAAGGCATCAAGCAGGCGTCGAAAAACTGGACAGGCGTCAAAAGCGCCAACGTCTCGTTCAAAAACAAGCGTGCTTTTGTCGCCTACGACCCGAAGAAAACGGATGCGGCGAAAATCGCGGCGAACTTCAAAAGCGCTGGCTTCCCCGCGAAAAGCGTGAAGTAA
- a CDS encoding redoxin domain-containing protein translates to MKKYFPFLFVAAVPIAAALFLAADRAQQKALPASDLISISQEHGFSEMAGEAPHKASKHKMPAAKGKLRIGDAAPALQFTTLKGEQQTLAPQGQLSLVMLADTTCPCVKAYDTRMKALVEKFPALRVTYVFPSPLESKAQVQKFVAARGYNWPIVYDQKQTVFKALGGKCTTESFLFDTSGTLRYHGRIDDNIYDAPNVKVRDLENAINAVVAQKTFVKTEVPAYGCVIPRSTAPSGTTSVKKEKSA, encoded by the coding sequence ATGAAAAAATATTTCCCGTTTCTCTTTGTGGCCGCTGTTCCCATTGCGGCTGCGCTGTTCCTCGCTGCCGACCGCGCGCAGCAAAAGGCGCTGCCCGCCTCCGACTTGATTTCGATTTCGCAGGAGCATGGCTTCTCGGAAATGGCAGGCGAAGCGCCGCACAAAGCTTCGAAGCACAAGATGCCTGCCGCCAAAGGCAAATTGCGTATTGGCGACGCTGCACCCGCGTTGCAATTCACAACGCTCAAAGGCGAACAGCAAACCCTTGCGCCACAGGGCCAGCTTTCTCTCGTGATGCTCGCCGATACAACCTGCCCGTGTGTGAAGGCTTATGACACGCGCATGAAAGCGCTGGTGGAGAAATTTCCCGCTTTGCGCGTGACTTATGTTTTTCCGTCACCGCTCGAATCGAAGGCGCAGGTGCAGAAATTCGTAGCGGCGCGCGGCTACAATTGGCCGATTGTTTACGACCAGAAGCAAACGGTATTCAAAGCGCTCGGTGGCAAATGCACGACGGAAAGTTTCCTGTTCGACACTTCTGGCACGCTGCGTTATCATGGCCGCATCGACGACAACATTTACGATGCGCCTAACGTCAAGGTGCGCGATCTGGAAAACGCGATTAACGCTGTCGTTGCTCAGAAAACTTTCGTCAAAACAGAAGTTCCGGCTTACGGTTGCGTCATTCCGCGCTCAACCGCTCCGTCAGGAACAACTTCAGTCAAAAAAGAAAAATCCGCATGA
- a CDS encoding DUF4198 domain-containing protein, producing MKQFLLFAALLASTAARAHDSWVETNTNIIRTGDAIRVDLMLGNHGNEHRDFKLAGKLELKNAKISIIAPGGAATDIKPQLRDVGLAENEGFWTATILAPKEGLYCVAHSFDAVASYAPVRSVKSAKTFFLASKSLDRVPMFPVGSDRVLGHALELVPQSNTVAPMGVGTPLRVRLLWKGKPLTNTVVSFIPRGVQLTETFDERYERRTNAQGDATFEPTSANTYLVVAHTEDKEAKGEGYDSTKYSAALSVFVPQICACCG from the coding sequence ATGAAACAATTTTTACTTTTTGCCGCCCTGCTCGCTTCAACAGCGGCGCGCGCTCACGATTCGTGGGTGGAAACCAATACAAACATCATTCGCACCGGCGACGCCATTCGCGTTGATTTGATGCTGGGCAATCATGGCAATGAACACCGCGATTTCAAGCTCGCGGGCAAGCTGGAATTGAAGAACGCCAAGATTTCGATCATTGCTCCCGGCGGCGCGGCAACCGACATCAAGCCGCAACTGCGTGACGTGGGTTTAGCCGAAAACGAAGGCTTCTGGACGGCGACAATTCTTGCCCCCAAGGAAGGCTTGTATTGCGTCGCTCATTCTTTCGATGCCGTCGCCAGTTATGCGCCGGTGCGTTCAGTGAAAAGCGCGAAAACCTTCTTTCTCGCCTCGAAAAGCCTCGACCGCGTGCCGATGTTTCCTGTCGGCTCCGATCGTGTTCTTGGTCATGCGCTCGAACTGGTGCCGCAAAGCAACACCGTAGCGCCGATGGGCGTTGGAACGCCATTGCGCGTGCGGCTTCTGTGGAAGGGCAAACCGCTCACGAACACGGTCGTTTCGTTCATTCCACGCGGCGTGCAATTAACTGAAACCTTCGACGAACGCTACGAACGCCGCACCAATGCTCAGGGCGACGCGACGTTTGAGCCGACAAGCGCGAATACTTATCTGGTTGTCGCGCACACCGAAGACAAGGAAGCCAAAGGCGAAGGCTACGATTCGACGAAATATTCGGCGGCGCTTTCCGTCTTTGTGCCGCAAATCTGCGCGTGTTGTGGTTGA
- a CDS encoding DUF1559 domain-containing protein has product MVSYQQHARCRAFTLIELLVVIVVISVLAAMLFPVFARARENARRTSCLSNLKQVSLGFIQYSQDYDERLPLTSFGATNISWTVGAEPYLKSTQIFRCPNDTATVWQNPASPPTNNHYTTSYLMNAWMAGTNVYTHLSSVQSPSRVVILSESNGVARDHFHPFFWGSPPEQTNTFMNNATWSGTETKEFPLARHLEGFNLAYCDGHAKWTKWTQVWPPKSGEAPQGIFDPRNS; this is encoded by the coding sequence ATGGTTTCTTATCAGCAGCACGCGCGTTGTCGCGCCTTCACGCTGATTGAGTTGCTCGTCGTAATCGTGGTGATTTCGGTTCTCGCTGCGATGCTGTTCCCGGTTTTCGCGCGTGCGAGAGAAAACGCGCGGCGAACGAGTTGTCTTTCCAATCTCAAGCAGGTTTCTCTTGGTTTTATCCAGTATTCGCAAGATTACGACGAACGCTTGCCACTCACGTCTTTTGGGGCGACCAACATTTCGTGGACAGTTGGCGCCGAGCCATATCTCAAAAGCACTCAGATTTTTCGCTGCCCCAACGACACTGCGACCGTTTGGCAAAATCCGGCGTCGCCGCCAACAAATAATCACTACACCACTTCGTATTTGATGAACGCGTGGATGGCGGGAACCAACGTTTATACACATCTTTCGTCGGTCCAAAGCCCATCGCGCGTCGTTATTTTGAGTGAAAGCAACGGCGTCGCGCGCGACCATTTCCATCCGTTTTTCTGGGGTTCGCCGCCCGAACAAACCAATACCTTCATGAACAACGCAACGTGGAGCGGAACCGAAACCAAAGAATTCCCACTCGCGCGCCATCTCGAAGGGTTCAATTTGGCCTATTGCGACGGACACGCTAAATGGACGAAATGGACTCAAGTCTGGCCGCCGAAAAGCGGCGAAGCGCCTCAAGGTATTTTCGATCCGCGCAACAGTTAA